A region from the Lytechinus variegatus isolate NC3 chromosome 6, Lvar_3.0, whole genome shotgun sequence genome encodes:
- the LOC121417067 gene encoding uncharacterized protein LOC121417067: MGIRRQFIGFTGAVQILLTLVMFSMGSTLSDLSVVQNAVQGSSEDSINSMAIGVPLWGGILILMCGAGNIVEAFTARSSRKRSNDVLPCSIGALCANMVAFVVTGNIIGLFAWSIYEVASTFVVAISTVLVSASIIFIMSLLAMFVDCMTVCLTSGPAPPRPYIVDYDLPPARGVGHGYKA; this comes from the exons ATGGGGATTAGACGACAGTTCATTGGCTTCACCGGAGCCGTACAGATTCTTCTGACTCTTGTCATGTTTTCCATGGGTTCAACGCTCTCCGACCTGTCCGTGGTCCAGAATGCCGTCCAAGGGTCCTCAGAGGACAGTATCAACAGCATGGCCATTGGCGTTCCTCTCTGGGGCGGGATCCTA ATTCTGATGTGCGGAGCTGGAAACATTGTCGAGGCTTTTACTGCTAGGTCAAGCCGGAAGCGATCAAATGACGTCCTACCG TGTTCGATCGGAGCTCTGTGTGCCAACATGGTCGCCTTCGTGGTCACTGGCAACATCATCGGTCTCTTCGCGTGGTCCATCTACGAAGTCGCTTCGACGTTTGTCGTCGCTATCTCTACCGTGCTCGTGTCAGCCAGTATTATCTTCATCATGTCTCTGTTGGCTATGTTCGTGGATTGCATGACTGTGTGCCTTACTAGCGGACCTGCTCCACCA AGACCATACATTGTCGACTATGATCTGCCTCCAGCTCGCGGCGTCGGACATGGCTACAAAGCATGA